In Edaphobacter paludis, a single window of DNA contains:
- a CDS encoding ribulokinase, which translates to MAIVAGVDFGTLSVRVTLLDSERGPLGTAVAEYPLHRKREDPDYATQSHEDHMRGLIKAMHDVLAKCGIPGNKVEAIALDTTGSSVIPVDRDLKPLDEYYLWCDHRAKREAREITEACHRDGIEAIEWCGGVYSHEWGFAKLLHWLRNNPDKRDRFASALEHCDMVAATLCGITDPRHVKRSICAMGHKWLWNPEWGGFPPQAFLSKLDPLLDGVVDKLSGDYLTSDHLAGHLAAEWAGQLGLRMGIPIPVGAFDAHWDAIGAGCRTGDVVNVIGTSTCIIAMQPEISLIPGVCGVVPGSVHPNYAGVEAGLSATGDIFEAIARRAGTTVKSLAEGIEKNNPGQTGLLRLTWDNGDRTVLVNADLAGITIGWNLLTTAQDELFAAIEGTAFHTRIILERMAEHGVPVERVVNAGGIPQNNATLNQIYANVLNKPVVVPDGIPTSLGSGIFAMLAAGIFKTVEEAQDTLCLKYRTYNPEPAAVAVYDKLYRHYRAHYFNFGEGAPASVTMLETFRQLREISHQSHATPQEALLKA; encoded by the coding sequence ATGGCAATTGTTGCAGGAGTAGATTTCGGAACCCTCAGCGTACGCGTCACCCTTCTCGACAGCGAGCGCGGCCCGCTCGGAACCGCGGTAGCGGAGTATCCTCTGCACCGCAAACGCGAAGACCCCGACTACGCCACCCAGTCCCACGAAGACCACATGCGCGGCCTGATCAAGGCGATGCATGATGTGCTTGCAAAATGCGGCATCCCTGGAAACAAGGTTGAGGCCATCGCTCTCGACACCACCGGCTCCAGCGTCATTCCTGTCGATAGAGATCTCAAACCCCTCGACGAGTACTACCTCTGGTGCGATCACCGGGCCAAACGCGAGGCACGCGAGATCACCGAGGCCTGTCACCGCGATGGCATTGAGGCCATCGAGTGGTGCGGCGGCGTCTACTCGCACGAGTGGGGCTTCGCCAAGTTGCTGCATTGGCTTCGCAACAATCCCGATAAGCGGGACCGCTTCGCCAGCGCGCTTGAACACTGCGACATGGTGGCCGCAACCCTCTGCGGCATCACCGATCCGCGTCATGTTAAACGCAGCATCTGCGCGATGGGTCACAAATGGCTGTGGAACCCTGAATGGGGCGGCTTCCCACCACAGGCTTTCCTTTCGAAGCTCGATCCCCTGCTGGATGGCGTCGTTGACAAGCTCTCCGGCGATTACCTTACCTCCGACCATCTCGCTGGTCATCTCGCCGCCGAGTGGGCTGGCCAGCTCGGATTGCGCATGGGCATCCCCATCCCGGTCGGGGCCTTCGATGCCCATTGGGACGCCATCGGCGCGGGCTGTCGCACCGGCGACGTCGTCAACGTCATCGGCACCTCCACCTGCATCATCGCCATGCAGCCAGAGATCAGCCTCATCCCCGGTGTCTGCGGTGTCGTTCCAGGCAGCGTGCATCCCAATTATGCGGGTGTCGAGGCTGGTCTCTCCGCCACTGGCGACATCTTTGAAGCCATCGCCCGCCGCGCCGGAACCACGGTGAAATCGCTGGCCGAGGGCATCGAAAAAAATAACCCCGGCCAGACCGGCCTACTCCGCCTCACCTGGGACAACGGCGACCGCACCGTTCTCGTCAACGCAGACCTCGCAGGCATCACCATTGGCTGGAACCTGCTCACGACCGCGCAGGACGAGCTCTTCGCGGCCATCGAAGGCACCGCCTTCCACACTCGCATCATCCTCGAGCGCATGGCCGAGCACGGCGTCCCGGTGGAGCGCGTCGTCAACGCGGGCGGTATCCCGCAGAACAACGCAACCCTCAACCAGATCTATGCGAACGTCCTCAACAAGCCGGTCGTCGTCCCCGACGGCATCCCCACCAGCCTTGGCTCAGGAATCTTCGCCATGCTTGCGGCGGGTATCTTCAAGACAGTCGAGGAGGCCCAGGACACGCTCTGCCTCAAATATCGAACTTACAATCCCGAACCCGCCGCAGTGGCCGTCTACGATAAGCTCTATCGCCACTACCGCGCACACTACTTCAACTTTGGCGAAGGCGCACCCGCATCGGTAACGATGCTGGAGACCTTCCGCCAGTTGCGCGAGATTTCGCACCAGAGCCACGCAACGCCGCAAGAGGCTCTACTGAAAGCGTAA
- a CDS encoding L-fucose/L-arabinose isomerase family protein: MAKQMTMGVIVGNRGFFPSHLATSGRLEMIAALEAAGIKPIVLTPEETAHGAVETYEDAKKCAALFKKHAAEIDGIIITLPNFGEERGLADTLRLANLQVPVLIQATPDHAGKMTIAFRRDSFCGKMSIANNLRQYGIPYSLTRLHTEAPDSPEFKADLEWFSAVCRVVGGMKNLRIGAIGARPTAFNTVRYSEKLLEKSGITVETLDLSEIFGRIERTKDNDDAVQQKLATIKKYISTNNVPEAALLKMSKLGTVIDGWMKASELTVSSVQCWTSMEEYFGVVPCTVMSMMSENLLPSACETDTMGTLSMYALTLASETPSALLDWNNNYGDNPDKAVCFHCSNLPKHFFKEVKMDFQQIIAGTVGKENTYGTLDGTVKAGAMSFARFSTDDFEGTIKGYVGEGNFTNDPLNTFGGAGVVEIPNMQQLLRFICEHGFEHHVAANFATVASPIHEASTKYLGWPTHWHK; the protein is encoded by the coding sequence ATGGCGAAGCAGATGACGATGGGCGTAATTGTAGGCAACCGTGGATTTTTTCCGAGCCACCTGGCGACCAGCGGACGGCTGGAGATGATTGCGGCACTCGAGGCAGCGGGTATCAAGCCGATCGTGCTGACACCGGAGGAGACGGCGCACGGCGCGGTCGAGACCTACGAGGACGCGAAGAAGTGTGCTGCGCTGTTCAAGAAGCACGCCGCCGAAATTGACGGCATTATCATCACGCTGCCCAACTTCGGCGAAGAACGCGGCCTGGCCGATACACTGCGCCTCGCCAATCTCCAGGTTCCGGTACTGATTCAAGCCACGCCCGACCACGCCGGAAAGATGACCATCGCCTTCCGCCGCGACAGCTTCTGCGGCAAGATGTCGATCGCGAATAACCTGCGCCAGTACGGCATTCCCTACTCGCTGACGCGGCTGCACACCGAGGCTCCCGACTCACCTGAGTTCAAGGCCGACCTTGAGTGGTTCTCCGCCGTCTGCCGCGTCGTCGGTGGCATGAAGAATCTGCGCATCGGCGCCATCGGCGCGCGTCCCACGGCCTTCAACACGGTGCGCTACTCCGAGAAGCTGCTCGAGAAGAGTGGCATCACCGTCGAGACGCTCGACCTCAGTGAGATCTTTGGACGCATCGAACGCACCAAAGATAACGACGATGCGGTTCAGCAAAAACTGGCCACCATCAAAAAGTACATCTCGACCAACAACGTCCCTGAGGCCGCGCTGCTCAAGATGTCCAAGCTCGGCACCGTAATCGACGGCTGGATGAAGGCGAGCGAGTTGACCGTCAGTTCCGTGCAGTGCTGGACTTCGATGGAGGAGTACTTCGGCGTCGTTCCCTGCACCGTGATGAGCATGATGAGCGAGAACCTGTTGCCCAGCGCCTGCGAGACCGACACCATGGGCACGCTGAGCATGTACGCGCTCACGCTGGCCAGCGAGACGCCCTCCGCCCTGCTCGACTGGAACAACAACTACGGCGACAACCCGGACAAGGCGGTCTGCTTCCACTGCTCCAACCTGCCCAAGCACTTCTTCAAGGAAGTGAAGATGGACTTCCAACAGATCATCGCTGGCACGGTGGGCAAGGAGAATACCTACGGCACGCTCGACGGCACGGTGAAGGCTGGCGCGATGAGCTTCGCCCGCTTCTCCACCGACGACTTCGAGGGCACCATCAAGGGTTATGTCGGCGAGGGCAACTTCACCAACGACCCACTGAACACCTTTGGCGGCGCAGGCGTAGTCGAGATCCCCAACATGCAGCAACTGCTGCGCTTCATCTGCGAGCACGGCTTCGAGCACCACGTCGCTGCCAACTTCGCTACCGTCGCATCGCCGATCCACGAAGCCAGCACCAAGTACCTTGGATGGCCTACCCACTGGCATAAGTAA
- a CDS encoding arabinan endo-1,5-alpha-L-arabinosidase, translating to MMQKSRRNWSHLFAAGLLLAVSAFSVAAHAQKAFILSGDVPGTHDPSIMKEGNTWYVFATGKAPGGGQFEVRCSTDLHQWKACGQVFDEIPVWIQQRSPGTKELWAPDISFVNGEYRLYYAYSLFGKNTSGIALATNKTLDFSSPNYRWMDQGLVLESKASDNFNAIDPNFVRDESGHDWLSFGSFWDGIKMRRLNGKTGKLSATDTKLYSLARRAKPIDAAPAPPNMPPNWEAVEAPFIVLHNHYYYLFTSWDLCCRGTKSTYKTMVGRAKSVTGPYVDKTGKPLSEGGGSELLVANSRWLGPGGESILMNPNGDDLIVFHAYDAKTGKPSMQLSTIDWTGDWPHAQLGQE from the coding sequence ATGATGCAAAAGAGCCGACGTAACTGGTCGCACTTATTCGCAGCAGGATTGCTCCTTGCAGTCTCCGCATTCTCCGTCGCAGCCCACGCGCAAAAAGCCTTCATCCTTAGTGGCGATGTTCCTGGCACGCACGATCCTTCCATCATGAAGGAAGGCAATACCTGGTATGTCTTCGCCACAGGCAAGGCGCCCGGCGGCGGACAGTTCGAAGTTCGCTGCTCTACCGATCTCCATCAATGGAAGGCATGCGGCCAGGTCTTCGACGAAATTCCCGTATGGATTCAGCAGCGCAGCCCCGGCACCAAAGAGCTATGGGCACCTGATATCTCCTTCGTCAACGGAGAATACCGCCTCTACTACGCTTATTCGCTCTTCGGCAAAAACACCTCGGGCATCGCGCTGGCCACCAACAAGACACTCGACTTCAGCAGCCCGAATTACCGCTGGATGGATCAGGGTCTTGTCCTCGAATCTAAAGCCAGCGACAACTTCAACGCCATCGACCCTAACTTCGTGCGCGACGAAAGCGGGCATGATTGGCTCTCCTTCGGCAGCTTCTGGGACGGCATCAAGATGCGCCGTCTCAACGGCAAAACCGGCAAGCTCTCCGCCACGGACACCAAACTCTACTCACTCGCCCGCCGCGCCAAACCGATCGACGCCGCCCCCGCGCCTCCGAACATGCCGCCCAACTGGGAGGCCGTGGAAGCCCCCTTCATCGTTCTTCACAATCATTATTACTATCTCTTCACTTCATGGGACCTCTGCTGCCGGGGCACCAAGAGCACTTACAAAACCATGGTAGGCCGGGCAAAATCCGTCACTGGCCCATATGTCGATAAAACCGGCAAGCCACTCAGCGAAGGCGGCGGCAGCGAACTGCTCGTCGCGAACTCCCGCTGGCTTGGCCCAGGCGGTGAAAGCATCCTGATGAACCCCAACGGCGACGACCTCATCGTCTTCCACGCCTACGACGCCAAGACGGGCAAGCCCTCCATGCAACTCTCCACCATTGACTGGACGGGTGACTGGCCGCACGCCCAGCTCGGCCAAGAGTAA
- a CDS encoding ABC transporter ATP-binding protein, translated as MDSAPLLDVRNLTVTFGQQPAVKGISFHINAGETLGLVGESGSGKSATSLSLLRLLPPTAQVTGSIAFAGESLLSLPEESMRRHRGHSIAMIFQEPMTALNPSMRIGAQIGEALQAHHPEISGNALKQKVLAAMHEVGLTDPERRIADYPHQFSGGQRQRILIAMALINRPRLLIADEPTTALDVTVQAQILQLLNDLRRTHNLSMLFISHDLAVVSQVADRVAVMQHGQIVEEAPTLTLFRHPQHAYTRSLLAAAPTMQTDRNQPLASSLNSLK; from the coding sequence ATGGACTCCGCGCCACTGCTCGACGTTCGCAACCTCACCGTAACCTTCGGCCAACAACCCGCCGTCAAGGGGATCTCTTTTCATATCAATGCCGGCGAAACTCTTGGCTTGGTAGGCGAGTCCGGCTCCGGCAAGTCCGCTACTTCGCTCTCTCTTCTGCGCCTCCTCCCTCCGACCGCACAGGTGACCGGAAGCATCGCCTTTGCCGGCGAATCGCTCCTTTCCCTTCCTGAAGAGTCCATGCGTCGCCACCGAGGTCACAGCATCGCCATGATCTTTCAGGAACCAATGACCGCCCTTAACCCCTCCATGCGTATCGGAGCCCAGATCGGCGAAGCTCTTCAGGCCCACCACCCCGAAATTTCCGGCAATGCCCTCAAACAAAAAGTCCTGGCCGCCATGCACGAGGTCGGCCTCACCGATCCGGAACGCCGAATCGCCGACTACCCTCACCAGTTTTCGGGTGGCCAGCGCCAGCGCATTCTGATCGCCATGGCCCTTATCAATCGTCCCCGCCTGCTCATCGCCGATGAGCCCACCACCGCGCTCGATGTAACGGTGCAGGCGCAAATTCTTCAGCTTCTCAATGACTTGCGCCGAACGCACAACCTCTCTATGCTCTTCATCTCCCACGATCTCGCCGTCGTCTCGCAGGTAGCCGACCGTGTAGCCGTCATGCAGCATGGCCAGATCGTCGAAGAGGCTCCTACTCTGACTCTCTTCCGCCACCCGCAGCACGCTTACACTCGCAGCCTGCTCGCCGCTGCGCCGACCATGCAGACCGACCGCAATCAGCCGTTAGCGTCTAGCCTAAACAGCTTGAAATAA
- a CDS encoding metallophosphoesterase family protein codes for MRALILSDIHANLEALKAVLDAAGPFDTLWNLGDIVGYGASPNQVIELIRPKSQLTVRGNHDRVCCGLTSSLGFNPVARAAALWTHDELTADNRSWLKGLPQGPLQPAEANVTCAHGSPLNEDQYILNMRDAWAPLQQMSNQITFFGHTHIQGGFSQKDHDWHEVRPQYYRGNEADSWVMPIPPGTRHLINPGSVGQPRDCDWRAAFAIYDSEAATITFHRVPYDIMASQGKILMAGLPERLAARLTEGR; via the coding sequence ATGCGCGCCCTCATCCTCTCCGACATTCACGCGAACCTCGAAGCTCTGAAGGCTGTCCTCGACGCCGCAGGGCCCTTCGATACCCTTTGGAACCTTGGCGACATCGTCGGCTACGGAGCCAGTCCCAACCAGGTGATTGAGTTAATCCGCCCGAAATCCCAGCTTACCGTCCGCGGCAACCACGACCGCGTCTGTTGCGGGCTCACCTCTTCCCTCGGATTCAACCCGGTGGCTCGCGCCGCCGCCCTCTGGACACACGACGAGCTCACCGCAGACAACCGCAGCTGGCTCAAAGGTTTACCCCAAGGACCGCTTCAACCCGCAGAGGCTAACGTCACCTGCGCCCACGGCTCTCCCCTCAATGAAGACCAGTACATCCTCAACATGCGCGATGCCTGGGCGCCTCTTCAGCAGATGTCGAACCAGATCACCTTCTTTGGCCATACCCACATTCAGGGCGGCTTCTCGCAGAAGGATCATGACTGGCATGAAGTACGCCCACAGTACTACCGGGGCAACGAAGCCGATTCCTGGGTAATGCCGATCCCACCCGGCACCCGCCACCTCATCAATCCCGGCTCCGTCGGCCAGCCCCGCGACTGCGACTGGCGCGCCGCCTTCGCCATCTATGATTCCGAAGCGGCAACCATCACCTTCCACCGCGTCCCTTATGACATCATGGCCTCGCAGGGAAAGATCCTCATGGCCGGGCTTCCCGAGCGCCTTGCCGCCCGTCTGACCGAAGGCCGCTAA